The DNA window atgtttgaagcattataaacaaatgaaaaaatctacaaaaaaagaaaataaaccaagcaaatagtttaaaaaaaattcatgctGTTTTCCCAAAAGCtgaatttatttcttgttattattttaattgtttgttttatttttttcaaaatatttttcaaaaatattgtgtACTTCAATTTATTAGACAAGCCAATATGTTTCAATGCTGAATTTTTTCCACCTGCTGCTGAGTCTGTTATTTAATAGTTCATTCTTTTATAGGTTGGACATGCCTTTTTTCTAGGCTCCATTTATAGTGAAGTATTCAAAGCACATTATACcaacaaaaaaggaaaaccaGAGTAAGCAGAtgcataaattaatattttgttttaaagtaccATGAAAAATgaagatctttaaaaaaaaagtaactttttaaaacattgtattgCTTACAaaagtttatacatttttcatCTCTAACACATTTTTTTCACTTAAGTTTTGTactctgctggtacagcagtaagtctatggatttacaatgctaaattcagaggttcaattcccctcggtggactcagcagatagcccgatgtggctttgctgtaagaacacacacactttaatttTAGCTAACTCAtttaaaattcaaactaaatataGTAAGTTTGATGATAGTTCTGGAATTCGTAGTGCATTTTGCCTTTGCTTTAAAATCTAATGTGCAGTGAttacaacataatattttttgaacaatacttttttatgcagttttgtgAACTTGATTCAGaattaagttatttatatatttagttgcATTTTCTTTAATCATGTCTCTCTGAGACCtgaaaaaatgttgttgttttttaaatccaAGAGTAAATTTGGtcaattaaatatgtattatattttaaatacccTTGAAATATTCCtccaaaatattaacattttttcagTGCATTATATTGCAGAGTATTTATCGAATACTCcttcaaattttttaaaaatttaattttatttaatggttATGGTAAAATACTTTTCTTGGAGTTAATTCATAAAGTTGCAATATTTTTATAAGCCCAGACTTGTTTggtcatgtttttttattttttaatctagtTATTCTTTCATAGTGTGATAAAATTTAATCTAAGAGCCAATATAAGCAAGTTTGAATTGTTTTGTGTATATGTTTTAACTTTCAGATCTAGTATTTTGGTGGACCTAGCGTGACCTGATGATTATGATACTCAACTCACAGTCTTtaggttgcaggtttgaatcccatcactgTACACCTTCATCATTTCAACCTTTGGGGCATTGTAATGTCActatcaatcccaatattctgttagagtatccaaagagttggtgttgagtgatgttgactagctgacttccacCTAGtctattatttctaaattaggttggctaacacaaatagccctgaagtagcttttacaaaatttaacaaacaagatGTATTTTGGTTCATCAGATTTCCCAACTTAcataatttgtaaagaaaatatagaaaaatgtttttctttgaagACGGGCTTTTGTGATGTTTAATTCTTTGCAGCATCATAGGCACTGCAGTGAGTGGAATGTGTTACATTTGAGtcttaaaatatctaaaatatatgtatcttttaggtataaatatcatttttatgattaagttttctatttcatttttaggCTTCTACAGATGTCCTGCTATGGTCTTGGAATTACGCGACTTATATCGGCTAGTGTTGAAGCTTTATCATCAAAAGACAAACTACGGTGGCCTTTAAGGCTTGCTCCTTATTTAGTGTGTGTGATATTACCAAAGGTAAGTAAATAAGCATCAAATAtcatatgttttatgttaaaatcttAAGAGGAAGAGGAAGTAGCTGAGAGTGAGGTTGATACAAAGCAATAATCAAATGCAGTTTGGTATGGAATTTTCTATTTtcgtacatatatttatacacagtattagaTGTAATTACAGACACAATGAAATAGATGagtataaaaaaaaatgctatgGAATGCTTTCCTTTCAATGTATGAAAAATGAACTGCACCAATCAACCAGAAAAtgcctataaaaataaaaatacagatagTTATACTGTTCTTTGCAATAGTGTTTTGAACACACACATGACTCAAAACAGAAAATgcaatgtaataaaaacatattgaaatcaaagttttagttttgcATGTTGAAGGCTATTCTATGTAACAAATTGATGTGAAAGTTCGTGTTTCAGTAAAAGCTATTTGAAAACTTAAAGAAGGTATATGAAGCTGATACTGTTGGTTCTAGATGTGGTTAAAGAAGAAAACCCAACTCTTTAAAAGTAATGATACATGATTATATTAACTTTTGATCAGAAATGGTTACTTACATGGATCTATCTTTGATTGGTTTGATAACAAGAACAATTCTGTTTGCTGTCCAGTCAGTGGGTGAAATTGTTAAGTTTTTATGTGATGTCATTAGGGAGTTGTTTTTATACATGAAGTAGTGATCCAACAAGGCCATAACAATCTCTGTCAAAATTATATGTATTCAAGGTTGATTATCCATAAGCATTTCATGTTTTCTATGATAAGTACTTGTTTATTTCTTGAGGCTCTGAGCAACAGATGACAAAAAATAGTTGGCCACCAAATTCAAGCCTTGTGTTGGGCAGGAGATCTTCTTCTGCAGTGATAGTGGTTCCAAGCATTTAGCAAATGGGGTGAAATGATATCTAGAAGTAAAAAAGGCTGATGAAGTATTCACAACCACAGTTAGGCCTACATTTTATCTAGATGTGATTACTGTCAAAGTTATATGAGAGTAAGTAGAAACTATGAAATTTAAAGATGACTAAACAATGTAGCAAACTGTGGGAGTAACACAGGACATTTGGAATGCTTTACATTTGTATGTTCATAAACTTGTAgtagttaaaaaacaaagcatTCTGTTCTGATTAAAGTACATACAAAATGCTAGtgctattttattttctataaaaacatattgtacaaataaaaaattgattatttagttgcaattatatatttttgacacACTTATTACCTGTGCATTCCTATAATTATTTCCAGTACTGGATTTTTTAACTGTTTCTATATCAGTCATCAGTTTAACTTTTGAATTTTTGTTCAAAGGCAGGTTAGCATTGTCATTGTGGAATTTCTGTGAAAATGCCCCTGTGGAAGTAGATTTTTTAAGCGTGTATTGTGTAGAAGGTCTTatgattctctctctctctcttcaaaCCCTCTTTGGCAAGATCCACAAAATTTTTATTCGCTGTTTCttgaaatatcatttttaattgttttccatgtgaaaaaaatgaagtatattattaaatatcaatgaTTTCCTgtgtacttaaaaaataaacttgcaGGTTCCTGTAATAGTCTTGATTAGGACCTAGCATGTGGTAGAGATCTTTCGTATGGGGTTTCATTACTACAAGACCTAAAATTCGTTTGGCAATTTGCATAGTGTAATGtttgacttttgtgttcttttgAATCATGAATTCACAGAGCAGTGAATCAATAGTATCTATAATAGCTCCAAAATTATGAAAATCTTTAATTCatcagattatttatttttattgaatactcACATACTATTTGAGGTACTCCTCTCAGTGACTTTCATTTAACTGTAATACTCCATTGTTAGGTTTTTATCACTCATATTCTGTGAAGATAAAACTTCTTAACATCTTATAATCTGAAAAACAGagaatttgttgaattttgctttCAATCTGAAGAAGTGCAACTTACTTAACTGCCCAGCTATGACTTACCATGGAGGGATTGACTCGTTTGTAAAATGCTTAGTTTGTAAAAAGGCCACTTCTCTTTTAAGAGAAATTACATTTTCTAGTTTAGTGCAGTTTGAAATTTAACAAGCCTAATACAAGTTAAAGTCATGGCTCTTCAATTTGTTTAATGCCATGACCATGACTTACCTACAATATAAGTAGGTATGAAACTGTCATAAAAGTTCTTTACAAAAGTGAAACTAGTTGATGAAATCCTTTTAAATTTGACTTGAATGGTCCTAAGCCtatgtagttttagaaaaataaaatatctagttttgATTTTgtctactatttataataaaaaaaaatatttaacagagcTATTTGCACTCAAACTCTGAATAGTTCACATGCAATGTGATTTTCATTATGAGTACAAAAATACTATTTCTCACCTCACAAATTTCACActtcatttgtataatctctagaacctcttaaataaaaatcaaaagttttaaggtaaatgtttatattttgtttttcattttctcaatTATATCATTAACTCCAGATATTATCATCAATGTACAGtgtaatgaattttttaaaattaagaaatggaaaATGTAACTTCTTAGCATAGATTTGAGACTTCTTTTTTCAAATGCATAGTTTCAGTTCTTTATCTTTTcacttgtagtttatttttaattatcttttctaGTTATTTGTCTTTTATTATTGATGCCAACACTGTCAACATGTCCCCATGGTGTTTGTTATTCTATAGGGTAACTCTCATTCATGTACAAATTCAAAACATCTCGCTCACACACACAAATTATGCCATCTTGCTTAGGTACAATAAGTTAAATGTATAAAagtcataaatatttcaaacatgcatttaaaaacaaaagtaataaataattaagatataaaTGTAAAACCTAAATGCAACCTGTTTAGGAAACTAATACATATAAGATGATAAACACTTGCCAAGCACCATATATACCTCAAGAGAACAATGGACTAAGCATCTTTTCTATTTGATACTATAGATCCCTACTCAGATTTTTTTCAGTGTCTAACTGAATACTGCAAAATCTGTTCTTTTTTTTGGTTATAAACATGCCATTCAATATCAAACTTTCATTTAGCAACACAACTTTAACTGCAAATGGGCATGGCTGACCTAGaacttagaaatattagaatgttGTTTAACACCAGcagaaattattgtttatttttcccCATTTAATAAGAGACAGCTGGAAATGTACCTTTATCGTCTCTGCTGATAGTCTGTGTTAGCTTCTCACTGTTTCTTGTCTAAGAGCTCTTAATCTTGAGAGTCTTAGCTGTGAGTGGATCATGTAACAGCAAAATCTGAAGTTTTAATTGCTGAAGTCATAGAGTTTATTGAAACCAGAATACCAGGCTTAATCCTCTTGCAATCAACATTCTTTTTTGCACAAGTTACAAGGTTTTtatgagttatattcaaaatgtaattaaactactttattatcatggTATGTAAATAAACTTGGCACAAAAACATAGCTAATTATCCAaattgttaattttgtatttattctaaGTTCTTTGTGTTATAagacaatatttcaaaaaatcctgaatttccctcTAGTGTGAGAATTGGGTCACCTGCTCTTTAGGCATTCACTCTTCTCAAGACTGgacaacatgaaatataaaacatacagtctttattacaacaaatgtgaaacacaaatatattgtatatacttgCATTTATAAAAATAGAGACTTACTTTTACTGGATTTGCTCTTTACACAGTTTCTCCTTCAAGATTCTGTTCTAGACTGATTAAGTACAGTGTTTATTAATTAGCAAGAATTGTCACATTTACTCTGAATAGCCAGTGCTACCCATGTGGCTGGTCATTCCAACATACATGAAGCTATCTGAATGACCATTGAAGATCACTGTTATCGACATTTTTGCACAATGTGTACCATCACCGCAGTATTTTCTCAGGCAGAGTAGGTCTTATTCACTGGAGAATAATGGAATATAGAACAAAATCATCATAATGACCTTTTTTCTTCATGTGTTGTGTAACCTGcacatatacaaaataaattataaactcaaAATATATACTGTGATACTGCATGAAGATAGAAATGCATAGCACATATGTGTACCATAAATTTACCTGACAGTTAACAAAGTTTTGTTTATGGTGTTACTGACATTAATTTTTAATCTTCAAGTCACTACTCTAAACTTTACTAAGAAAgctagattttattttataactactttttATTTCAACTTCTATTAAATCCTTTGTATTGCCTTTATAATTtctaagtatttttgttttcttaggcAGGCAGCAAGGAAGAAAAATGCAGTCAGTTTGGAGAACACATTGCTATGGCTTTGGCTAACTTTCCTGGTTTAGCAGACAATGTTGTCATAGATGATCGAACACAGCTGACCATTGGTCGGAGAATTTTAGACTGTGCCTCTTTAGGGTTTCCTTATCTGTTAGTTGTAGGAAAGCAGGTACTGTTTTGTCTTTAGTGTTTTCTTTATATGGAAGTTTAAGGTAGATAATCCTTGTTACATTGAATACATTTTGGTTTATGAAATTCTTTTATTTGTTGTCTGAGGGGaaggaaaagttttattacattctttcaatgtaatataatttttttgcaaCCAAGAGGACtcataaaaacacttttttaaatttatttttgtttttcatagacATTATTtcttaaatcagaaaaaaaataattttaattattagcaAAAAATATCAtagttaactttttatttatacaaCTGACCCCTTCTatggttaataaaattaatttctctaTATCATTAATAACATATTGTCATAAAAAAACTACTAAATTGGTAGtattcttaaaatattcttacaatACCTTATTATGAAAGAACAtcataaaagattattttaatataataaccatTTCTGGATTGAGGGGATATTGCTGATATCCTCCTTCTCATAGTTAACATACTGAATCAAACtgcatgaaatgtaaaaaaatgtctAAATAGCATCTAGTTTCtgctttaaaaaatttaatttgataaattggttaatatatatttgtgtttaaaagttattgtgtattttcaaaaaatattgagTTAATTTGTTTCTGTGTGTTGCTAATACAATAAACTCAACTATAATTCGTATGAGGAAAGgatttaattattcaaatagtTTGCTGTTGCTTTCTGTACTTGCCAAGAATTAATAACTCATCTGAAATATTGTCATAGAAGCTTTCAACCAGATATCAACAGAAAACATTTCAGGAATTAAAAAAAGGCcaaaagaaactataaaaattcattaatttttgGTATTTGTTCCAAGTGTTATAAATTTCTCATTGGGATACTTTGTTCAGTTTTACTGGAACCCCAGTTAGATAATATGTAGACAAAccacaaattacttttaaaaccatttcatttactttatatTGAAATAGATTAATTGGAAGTGCTTTTATCCAGAAATTCTTAGCTGTTGGCTCTAACTATTTGTGAACCTGAGATTTATTAGTAACTTTTCaggcaaaattctaaaacattaGGAAGGAGCAACAGAGAAggaaaaatcacattaaaaaccACACATGgaatcattatgtttttaagAGATGATAGTTTCTTAACCATTATAAATTATCCCATACTTTGTTAAGCAGAACAGTTTAGTAAAGGTTGATAAATGCTTTGTTTACAGTTGAGACCCTACAGGGCAATGCAGAATTTAAAGTTggaacatttgttttcaaatttttttattagttacacCAAATAAGTGGtatgtaatgataaaatataagttaGAATAAGAAAATTGTTGAAATTGATTGATATTTTTtcacttaaattttgaaatttgatataCAGGTAAAGTGCAGATCTTGTGTCAGTGATATAGATTAATGTTATCCAATTaggtatagttttaaaaataacaaaatattacagatttattaaatatatgcttcacaactagaaataaaattgtttatagataaaaaaaattctgtgaaGAATCTTTTTTTTTGGAAATAGTCTTAGCATGTATGGGTATGTATAATTGAGATTGTAAAATAATGAAGATTCTCTTTTGTCaagttatatttcattttgttacttttttatgtttcagTCTGTGGAAGCACTTCCAAAAGTTGAGATTCATGATGTTTACAATGATAAAGTTCATGTTCTAACACATGCAGAGATGATGGATTTTTTCAGGGAAAATTGTGCATCCTGAGGTGAAGCTAATTTTGTTAATAGTcatgtttaaataaatagatgTAATTTGAAATCTGTATGGTGTATGTAGAGAATGTGGAATCCATGATAAATTAATTCCAGTAGTTTGGCTTGTTTATTGTTTGATAATGTTTGGATGTAATGCAAACAATTTTTATAAGTGTGATATCAGTAAATTAAGAAACAACTTCGTTCATTctaagtattgttaaaatattttggtaatgGAATTAGAAGAAACCTACAAAGGATAATTTTGGCCTGGTAGGTATGGCACTAAATTCCcattataacataacataatgttaagGGACAACAAGGGtcctattggtccatcttggctgttccattctctaagccaaactaaaaataaaaaaaattaaaaccagcccttatcattctTGTATCTGTCAAGcattcttttaaactcactcaaatttactgcctccacaacattcaaaaacaatttctttaataGGCTATAACAATcctatttgaaaaacaaaattgtcttAGCCGAAGACAGCTTCCACCTTgcttaaatctatatttgtgtcccctaagtgtgaaaaatattgatgcatcaacattatcaattgcttttacagtcttaaacacttcaatcagatcccctctaactcttctttttttcaagagaaaacaactttAAGGATCTTAAACTCTCCTTATATTACAACCTGTCCAACCCAGGTATAATTTTTGTAACCCTCCTCTGATCCCTTTACAACAATTCATTGTCTTTTTtcaggtaaggagcccaagactgaacacaatactccaaatctGGCCTAATCAGTAGCCTATACAATGAAAGTGTAATGTTTTTTGACTTGTGTTCAGTACTCCtgtaaataaaatctaaattctgaTTTGCCTTACCACTAACAACAGCATACTGCTTTTAcatcaagatccttttctttcatgatactgTTAAAGTTATTACCATCcacattatacttataattcaaattatgattacTCAAATGCAATGTattgcatttataataattaaaactcatctgccatttatttgcccagtTTACTAAGTgatctaaataattttgtaaatcagcagcattctcTTTGCAGACAGCAACACCCAAgatcttaatatcatcagcaaatttaaataatttattcaccattccttcatctaagtcattaatgtaaatcaaaaagagcaatggttcTAAGTTTCTCAGTCCTGAGGAACACCACttacaacattaatccagtttgatagagctccatttataacaaccctctgctttccaCTTTTCTATCCAGTTAGTTAACTTATACTTCATACCTGCTTAggtaagtttctttaaaatacttttacgtggcactttgtcaaatgatttctaaaaattcaaatacacCACATCTACACTCTCACActcatctacatatgcagtaacattttcaaaatacatcAAACAACTGGGACAATTTCTATTACCTCCCTTGcagataggagtgacattagctaatttaATTTCCAGCTTTTTGGTACTTGTCCACTGTTTGAGGAGTTACAAACCACCGTGCATGTGACTCTCAAATCCAGTTCTTGGCCTACTTTAAAACCCTCTAGGGAGATATCATCTGGCCGAGGAGCCTTACCATTCTTTTAACTTcccaattttactttaaaaagctcagaatttatgcattTGTCTTCTTCAACTTTGTCTCCATCTATCAGTTGCTCAAcatgaggaatactgcttaagtcttcatttGTTTATAAGTTGCAGGTCTGAATCCTATCACTGAATACACTTGCCCTTTCACTTTAGAGacattatattgtgatggtcaatccaactgttcaattagagtagcccaagatttggcagtgagtggttatgactagctgcctttctgcTAGTCTATCACTTCCAATTTAGGAGAGCTAGTGTAGAAAgctcttgaatagctttgcatgaaatcaacaaacaagcaaatgcATATTTTCAAAACAGTTCTTAAGAATCAAAAAGAATAGTTCTCATGGTTTCTCTAAACATTTTACTATGAAACTTCAAATTAAGAATTAACATCAATTTTAAACTAATCAAGATACAAAAGTTTAAATTGAGGGTTTTGAAATTCAGTTTCCTTGAACAAACTAGAAATATCTTTTATTGtagttattataaaactgtttctattaataaagaataattaattacttttcaaataagttttcatttctgtattcccttaaaaaaaattatcaatccatgtatattctttaaatatatgcctcaaaattagaaatagaattgtctgtatattaaaaattTGAGTTTATCGAACATGGATTCGCTTATACATGTAAAAAGAAAAGCAACCAATTATCTGCTGAAAATGAAAGATTTGATTATAAATGGTTCACCCAACATGCAAACAAATGTGTGTTCTAGATTGTTATAATTCTCTCAACATGGGTTTGGTTAATTTGACTGTGTCTcctttttgtacttgtttaaattcTTTATAGGTTTAATACTTCTAACTCTCAATATATTATGCGCATATTCAAGAAATTTGGCAGTctgttaacattataaatccttttacatacacaaaatcacattttttattcaagtatttttaataaactaaaataaaagtttgtccTTGAATttgttgagtatttgttttgaatagtatgtgtgcaaaataatttttatgttaagatttaaaaatacattttttcatcTCAACAATCTCAAATTGTCTTAAACCTCCTAAAtacgtttcaatttttttttttcagtgaaatttatattttatatgttattttctctattttatctCTTTTGGGATTGGTCAATTTAACTAACTTCATAACTACCAAAAATAAccaataaatctaaattacttttttttccaaaatgatttcaaattgtaacatgaaactacattcacttatcctaagtagctttaagcttgtaacagtatgCATCTACATATAATTACatcttataattaaataatgcactacAAAACACAGGCTTATATAATAACATGCAGAAAGTAGATAACTTCCCTTAACTCTCAAAATGTATCTGgttttctaactatgtgacaagagctATTACAAATTTGTATTAGCTATTTGTTAACAATTCCATGGAAATAAACTGTGCATTGTAAATGAAATTTACATCTGtctgttcagaacacaacatAATATATGTCATTTGACAGATGCAAACATTGACTTTCTGTTAGTTACAgatgatttataattaaacataagagaaaagTATTAACAAATCTTGAAGGAGAGGATATAACAGGTGAGTGTGGAAGGAgtgttctgattttctatttgatagttctgtaaccaaatccaattgaaggctataaagattatggtttgtctgaagtaagatgattttatagtgaataatttacatttcatttcattattacaGGGGGGTGGGGGATACAATAGAGAAAAGAATATACCTACAGAAATTGGGTCATATATGTaacactaggggaaattcaggatgttttttttaatattacatgataaaattaagaacttaggACTTGTATATTatcaaaatatggattattagcttaAATTTTTTGCTGTACTATGTggtgtaacataaataaaaagtagtttaatagaaATTTAGAATTTAAGACACACAAACCCTGTGGCTTGTGCAGTAAAAAATACCTATAAGGACAGAAATAAACAATCTCCAGCTTCCTGAGCCTCACTCCATCTCCACCACATGTAATTGGGCTAAGTTCAATGCTATAgagtattttgtgattttattctGCTTTTCATAAATACCCTTAGATGGCagtatgaagtaaaaaaataaagcatCTCCAAGTATTAGTGAGGCTAAGAAAAATTGTAAAGCTATGATATTAGCTGAGAAAATTCAGATCCGTGATAAGTTACTAAGTAAGTGGGATGAGTGCAACATCCATAAGCCAGGAATGAGGCATGAATGAGTCTTCCATATACACAGTTAGgagtagtgaaaaaaaaaatccgtgCAAATGTTAAGGCTTCTGCATCTATAACTGCTAAGTTTTCTCAAATATGTAGCAGGAATcctttcaagaaaaaaacaaattattgaatttGTTGATAAGTgaacaaaaaaaaagctttgttGTTGATAGCATATTTATATGTGAGAAAAgcacataatttttataaatgtgtagTCTCCAATGAGGATGGAAGTGCTGTGGATGCCAGTGAGTTTCAGGCAAGTTAATGCTCATTTGCCAAAATTTAAGCAACTCTTTAACCTGCATACCAGAAGCTGGATTAAATGATAGAGATGCAGCTGCACAGTTTAAGCCATAGTTTCTTGAAATCATTAAGGAGAAATGATAGGATGTTCAATAGGTTTTTAATTCAGATGAGACAGGGCTCTTTTATAAGAAGATGCACAACAGGACATACATCACCAAGAAACAAAAGGTAGCATCCAGGTTTAAGACCTTTAAGGATAAACTCACTTTGCTTTTTTTGCATGAGCACAGCAGGTGACTTTAAATGCAAGCCTATGTTAGTGTATTTCTCTGCAAACCTATGAGCATTAAAAGGCAAGAATAAATGACATTTGCTTGTTGTTTGTTCAAATTCAAAAGGCTTAGATAATTAGAATGGTATTCAGTGACTGGTTGCAAGATTATTTTGTGCACAAGGTT is part of the Tachypleus tridentatus isolate NWPU-2018 chromosome 4, ASM421037v1, whole genome shotgun sequence genome and encodes:
- the LOC143249558 gene encoding putative proline--tRNA ligase, mitochondrial isoform X4, coding for MCLGPTHEEAVTSLISSLPNLSYKQLPLKLYQITAKFRDEMRPRFGLLRAREFYMKDMYSFDVSEEEAQSTYAEVCEAYDRIFKQLSLHVVKVHGPTGNIGGKYSHEYHILSEIGEDQLQVCTNCDFRTNVELQGNISTCPVCKSHMKKSQGIEVGHAFFLGSIYSEVFKAHYTNKKGKPELLQMSCYGLGITRLISASVEALSSKDKLRWPLRLAPYLVCVILPKAGSKEEKCSQFGEHIAMALANFPGLADNVVIDDRTQLTIGRRILDCASLGFPYLLVVGKQSVEALPKVEIHDVYNDKVHVLTHAEMMDFFRENCAS